In the genome of Meles meles chromosome 4, mMelMel3.1 paternal haplotype, whole genome shotgun sequence, one region contains:
- the B3GNT5 gene encoding lactosylceramide 1,3-N-acetyl-beta-D-glucosaminyltransferase produces the protein MDVRMFVSGRRVKKWQFAQLFATCFVLSLMFFWGPIDNHIVSHMKSYSYRYLINSYDFVNDSLSLKQSVDGTTRYQYLINHEEKCQAQDILLLLFVKTAPENYNRRSAIRKTWGSEKYVQSQLNANIKTLFALGTPANPLTREELQRKLVWEDQVYSDLIQQDFADSFYNLTLKLLLQFSWANSFCPHAKFLMTADDDIFIHMPNLIQYLQSLEKIGVQDFWIGRVHRGAPPVRDKRSKYYVPYEMYQWPSYPDYTAGAAYVISGDVAAKVYEASQTLNSSLYIDDVFMGLCANKMGIVPQHHVFFSGEGKTPYHPCIYDKMMTSHGHVQDLQDLWRDATDPKVKTISKGFFGQIYCRIIKIVLLCRLTSINTYPCRAAFV, from the coding sequence ATGGATGTCAGAATGTTTGTGAGTGGCAGAAGAGTGAAAAAATGGCAGTTCGCTCAGTTATTTGCCACGTGTTTTGTACTAAGCCTCATGTTTTTTTGGGGACCCATCGATAATCACATTGTGAGCCATATGAAGTCCTACTCTTACAGATACCTCATAAATAGCTATGACTTTGTGAATGACAGCCTGTCTCTTAAGCAGAGTGTGGATGGGACGACTCGCTACCAGTACCTGATTAACCATGAGGAGAAATGTCAGGCACAAGACATCCTCCTGTTACTGTTTGTAAAAACTGCTCCCGAAAACTACAATCGACGTTCCGCAATTAGAAAAACGTGGGGCAGTGAGAAGTACGTTCAGTCTCAACTTAATGCCAACATCAAAACTCTGTTTGCTTTAGGGACACCTGCTAACCCACTGACGAGAGAAGAACTGCAGAGAAAACTGGTCTGGGAAGATCAAGTATACAGTGATCTAATCCAGCAAGACTTTGCTGATTCTTTCTATAATCTTACTCTTAAATTACTTCTGCAGTTCAGTTGGGCAAACAGCTTTTGTCCTCATGCCAAATTCCTTATGACAGCTGATGATGACATATTTATTCATATGCCAAATCTTATCCAATACCTTCAAAGTTTAGAAAAAATTGGTGTTCAGGACTTTTGGATTGGTCGGGTTCATCGCGGAGCTCCTCCTGTGAGAGACAAACGCAGCAAATACTATGTCCCTTATGAAATGTACCAGTGGCCGTCTTACCCTGACTATACTGCTGGAGCGGCCTACGTGATCTCTGGCGACGTAGCCGCCAAAGTCTACGAGGCGTCACAGACACTTAACTCTAGTCTTTACATAGATGATGTGTTCATGGGCCTTTGTGCcaataaaatggggatagtaccACAACACCATGTGTTTTTCTCCGGGGAAGGGAAAACTCCTTATCATCCCTGCATCTACGATAAAATGATGACATCTCATGGACACGTACAAGACCTTCAGGACCTCTGGAGGGATGCCACAGACCCCAAAGTCAAAACAATTTCAAAAGGGTTTTTCGGTCAAATATACTGCAGGATAATTAAGATAGTTCTCCTCTGCAGACTGACCTCTATTAACACGTATCCTTGTAGGGCTGCCTTTGTCTAA